A genomic region of Thermodesulfobium narugense DSM 14796 contains the following coding sequences:
- the nifU gene encoding Fe-S cluster assembly scaffold protein NifU, giving the protein MYSEKVMDHFRNPRNVGIISDADGIGEVGNPRCGDIMKVYIKVKDNIIEDVKYETYGCASAIASSSIASELIKGKTLEEAWKITNKAVAEALDGLPPIKMHCSVLAEEAIHKAINDYRKSHNLELWEERTHAEVIKEHQCNN; this is encoded by the coding sequence ATGTACAGCGAAAAGGTAATGGATCATTTTAGAAATCCAAGAAATGTAGGTATTATCTCTGATGCTGATGGAATTGGTGAGGTTGGCAATCCTAGATGTGGTGACATTATGAAAGTGTACATAAAGGTCAAAGACAATATAATTGAGGACGTAAAATATGAAACTTATGGTTGTGCATCAGCAATTGCTTCTTCAAGTATTGCAAGTGAATTGATAAAAGGTAAAACTCTTGAAGAGGCTTGGAAAATTACAAACAAAGCTGTTGCTGAAGCGTTGGATGGTTTGCCGCCTATAAAAATGCATTGCAGTGTTTTGGCCGAGGAAGCTATACACAAAGCTATTAACGATTACCGTAAATCTCACAACCTTGAATTGTGGGAAGAAAGAACGCATGCTGAAGTAATAAAGGAACATCAATGTAATAATTAA
- a CDS encoding efflux RND transporter permease subunit — protein MAQFFIKNPIFAIVVSLIIVLVGLLAMVNLPIAVYPQITPPQVNVIASYPAANAQTVEQTVAQQMEDQVNGVEGMVSMLSTSTDAGSYTLQVQFELGKDPDIATVQTQNRVGQASPLLPPEVVQYGINVMKVTPQNALVFSLYSPKGTYDSTFLANYGNINIVQQLQRVKGVGQVMMYGSPFGMRIWLNPEKMAQLGITTTDVYNAIKEQNVQAASGTIGQMPIPADQTFQYITRVKGRLSTPQEFENIIVRANPDGSIVRLGDIARVNLGGRFYVYNSTMNGYNAASFGVQLTPDADALKTVDQCKAIIQNASKNFPPDMKYEIIVDNTLFIRESLKEVLITLFEALLLVMVVIFVFLHSWKATLIPMLAVPVSLIGTFSTFLVFGFSINTLTLFAMVLAIGLVVDDAIVVIEAVEHHIRYDNMTPFEAAQRAMKEVSAAIVAIAFVLASVFIPVAFFGGTMGVLYKQFALTITVSMILSVVVALSLTPTLCARILTPYDPNKHKGLLAKFFDKFNEVFEKIISKYSQIVYKLVRKAKWGLIFILLLTAVTFFIVSKLPTSFVPDEDQGYLIAAISLPEGTSLNVTSNEINEIGQVIRQIPGVYAVTCVNGINFLTFAADSSTGIIFIRLKPWDERTTQQLSAQSILRQIFIKSQQFPNATVLPLLPSSLPGIGTRGGFTIMLEDRGGEASFQEMDNISKEFINEAKKMPAIGTIYSTFNANTPGYTYNIDRDKVKKLGIPLTDVFNTMQTFYGGLEVNDINLYGKTYKVTMQALPQFRTNPDDIKFFYVRNSEGKMIPLSTLATAKLTDAPSVIQRFDDYRAIQIGGNPAPGYSSGQAMQALVEVAHKVLPPTFSYDWADLSLEEQKSGQKAPILFALSLIFAFLCLAALYESWFVPISVILSVPTAMFGATFFQYIRHLNNNVYMQIGLVMLIGLAAKNAILIIQFSRLREEAGMSQIEAIVEAAKVRLRPILMTSFAFIFGCLPLAIASGAGSGARIAMGTSVVGGMLTGTFIGVFIIPVLYIAVEKVAYKIFRRK, from the coding sequence ATGGCACAATTTTTTATTAAAAACCCAATTTTTGCGATTGTAGTTTCGTTAATAATAGTTCTGGTTGGGCTTCTTGCAATGGTAAATTTGCCAATTGCAGTTTATCCTCAAATTACTCCCCCCCAGGTTAACGTTATAGCAAGTTATCCTGCTGCAAATGCTCAAACAGTAGAACAAACAGTTGCACAGCAGATGGAAGACCAGGTAAATGGTGTTGAGGGCATGGTCTCTATGCTATCCACAAGCACTGATGCTGGGAGTTATACCTTGCAAGTTCAATTCGAGCTTGGTAAAGACCCGGATATAGCTACCGTGCAAACTCAAAATAGAGTAGGTCAGGCATCTCCCCTATTGCCGCCTGAAGTAGTTCAATACGGAATCAATGTAATGAAAGTTACACCTCAAAATGCTCTTGTTTTTTCGCTTTATTCTCCCAAAGGAACATATGATTCTACTTTTCTAGCGAACTATGGGAATATCAATATAGTTCAGCAATTACAAAGGGTAAAGGGTGTTGGTCAGGTAATGATGTATGGATCGCCCTTTGGAATGAGAATTTGGTTAAATCCCGAAAAAATGGCTCAATTAGGTATAACTACAACGGACGTTTATAACGCAATAAAGGAGCAAAACGTTCAAGCAGCATCAGGTACTATAGGTCAAATGCCAATACCTGCTGATCAGACGTTTCAATATATTACTAGGGTAAAGGGTAGATTAAGTACTCCTCAAGAATTTGAAAATATTATAGTAAGAGCTAATCCTGATGGTTCCATTGTGAGGTTGGGGGATATTGCTCGAGTTAACTTAGGTGGTAGATTCTATGTTTATAACTCAACTATGAATGGGTATAATGCGGCATCTTTTGGAGTGCAGCTAACTCCTGATGCAGATGCTTTGAAAACTGTAGATCAGTGTAAGGCAATTATACAAAATGCTTCAAAAAACTTTCCTCCTGATATGAAGTATGAAATTATAGTAGACAATACGCTTTTTATAAGAGAGTCATTGAAAGAGGTCTTAATAACTTTATTTGAAGCTTTGCTTTTGGTTATGGTAGTAATTTTTGTCTTTTTGCATTCTTGGAAAGCGACTCTTATTCCAATGCTTGCTGTGCCAGTATCGTTGATAGGTACCTTCTCTACATTTCTTGTATTTGGCTTTTCTATAAACACACTTACACTTTTTGCTATGGTTTTGGCAATTGGTTTAGTAGTTGACGATGCAATTGTTGTTATTGAGGCGGTTGAACATCATATTAGATATGATAATATGACTCCATTTGAAGCTGCACAAAGAGCTATGAAAGAAGTTTCTGCTGCAATAGTGGCAATTGCTTTTGTTTTGGCTTCTGTTTTTATACCTGTTGCGTTTTTTGGGGGAACCATGGGAGTTTTATATAAGCAATTTGCATTGACTATAACTGTTTCAATGATACTTTCTGTTGTTGTAGCACTTTCTCTTACACCTACGTTGTGTGCAAGGATACTCACACCTTACGATCCAAACAAACACAAAGGCTTGCTTGCTAAGTTTTTTGACAAATTTAATGAGGTCTTCGAAAAAATTATTTCTAAATACTCTCAAATAGTTTATAAATTGGTAAGAAAAGCCAAATGGGGCTTGATATTTATTTTACTACTAACTGCTGTTACATTTTTTATTGTTTCCAAGCTTCCAACTTCTTTTGTTCCAGATGAGGATCAGGGTTATCTTATTGCAGCAATTTCACTGCCGGAAGGCACAAGTTTGAACGTCACTTCTAATGAAATAAATGAGATAGGTCAAGTAATTAGACAAATTCCCGGCGTCTATGCTGTTACATGTGTCAACGGCATAAACTTTTTGACTTTTGCTGCTGATTCAAGTACGGGAATTATTTTCATAAGACTTAAACCCTGGGATGAAAGAACAACACAACAGTTATCTGCACAAAGCATTTTAAGACAAATATTTATTAAGTCTCAACAATTTCCTAATGCAACAGTTTTGCCACTGCTGCCCTCCTCTTTACCTGGAATTGGGACAAGAGGTGGTTTTACTATAATGCTTGAGGATAGAGGCGGAGAAGCAAGTTTTCAAGAAATGGATAATATTTCTAAAGAATTTATTAATGAAGCAAAAAAGATGCCTGCAATTGGAACAATTTATTCAACGTTTAATGCAAATACGCCTGGCTATACCTATAACATTGATAGAGACAAAGTAAAAAAGTTAGGTATCCCTCTTACTGATGTTTTCAATACAATGCAAACTTTTTATGGAGGTCTTGAGGTTAACGATATAAATCTGTATGGAAAGACTTATAAAGTAACCATGCAAGCCTTGCCTCAATTTAGGACTAATCCCGATGATATAAAATTTTTTTATGTGAGAAATTCCGAGGGTAAAATGATACCTTTAAGTACTCTTGCAACTGCAAAACTTACAGATGCTCCATCGGTAATACAAAGATTTGATGATTATAGGGCAATTCAAATTGGTGGCAATCCCGCTCCCGGCTATAGCTCAGGTCAGGCTATGCAAGCTTTGGTTGAGGTGGCTCATAAAGTTTTGCCTCCAACTTTCTCTTATGATTGGGCAGATTTAAGCTTGGAGGAACAAAAATCTGGCCAAAAAGCTCCTATTCTTTTTGCCTTATCTTTAATTTTTGCATTTTTGTGTCTTGCGGCTTTGTATGAGAGTTGGTTTGTTCCTATAAGTGTAATATTGTCGGTACCCACTGCGATGTTTGGTGCAACTTTCTTCCAATACATAAGGCATCTTAATAATAACGTGTATATGCAAATTGGACTTGTAATGCTCATTGGTCTTGCTGCCAAAAATGCAATTTTGATAATCCAGTTTTCAAGGCTGAGAGAAGAGGCTGGAATGAGCCAGATTGAGGCTATTGTAGAAGCTGCAAAGGTAAGGTTAAGGCCAATTCTTATGACCTCTTTTGCTTTTATTTTTGGTTGTTTACCCCTAGCAATTGCATCTGGTGCAGGTTCTGGTGCAAGAATTGCTATGGGTACTTCTGTAGTAGGCGGCATGCTAACTGGTACTTTTATAGGTGTGTTTATAATTCCAGTCTTATATATAGCTGTGGAAAAGGTAGCTTATAAGATCTTCAGAAGAAAATAG
- a CDS encoding CC/Se motif family (seleno)protein, with protein sequence MTMAIHINDDAKSYIARNGNTIYFDDYPTIGTCVGDIKFPPSVKVGIPREPSKFEATKIDGITVYLPKDVQYNRNLTIKLKKSLGKYQLVIDGWKYV encoded by the coding sequence ATGACTATGGCTATACATATTAACGATGATGCAAAATCATATATTGCTAGAAATGGGAATACGATTTATTTTGACGACTATCCTACAATTGGAACTTGTGTAGGAGATATCAAATTTCCTCCATCTGTTAAAGTGGGTATACCAAGAGAACCATCAAAGTTTGAAGCTACAAAAATAGATGGGATAACTGTATATCTTCCTAAAGACGTTCAATACAATCGAAACTTGACGATTAAACTTAAAAAGTCATTAGGGAAATATCAGCTAGTAATTGACGGCTGGAAATACGTTTGA
- a CDS encoding TetR/AcrR family transcriptional regulator yields the protein MSIEDKILKVSLEYFSQKGYSQVRISDIAKEADIGKGTVYLYFNSKRDLFYSTIEYAFRKLSEILWSDKDFKSILSLRAFVYDYFDNWELASKLGSLVLDGLSLGDKTFYSELRSMRDKYIIEDLDKIVRNLTKANIIREINERVISLFIWGNLVFFTTLVLKGEEIKLDKKEIWQMIFSGLTSGLIK from the coding sequence ATGAGTATAGAAGATAAAATCTTAAAAGTTTCACTTGAGTATTTTTCCCAAAAAGGATATTCTCAAGTCAGAATAAGTGATATTGCTAAAGAAGCAGATATAGGGAAGGGTACAGTATATCTGTACTTTAATTCCAAAAGAGATTTGTTTTACTCGACTATAGAGTATGCCTTTAGAAAATTGTCAGAAATACTTTGGTCAGATAAAGATTTTAAGAGCATACTGAGCCTGAGAGCTTTTGTATATGATTATTTTGATAACTGGGAGCTTGCAAGTAAATTGGGCAGTTTAGTCTTGGATGGCCTTTCGCTTGGTGACAAGACTTTCTATAGTGAGCTAAGGAGCATGAGGGATAAGTATATAATAGAAGACCTAGATAAGATTGTAAGAAATCTTACAAAGGCAAATATAATTAGGGAAATTAATGAAAGGGTGATTTCGCTGTTTATATGGGGAAATCTTGTATTTTTTACAACTTTAGTCTTGAAAGGGGAAGAGATCAAATTGGACAAGAAGGAAATATGGCAAATGATTTTTTCAGGTTTGACTTCGGGGTTGATTAAATGA
- the selA gene encoding L-seryl-tRNA(Sec) selenium transferase, with protein sequence MDFSQLPSISYILEEIKKSDINVPHDLCVLISQREVERAREDIKSGKEIKRDKIIENVKIRLNFFNKSVLRKVINATGIIVHTNLGRSPISDLVAKEVVEIATNYSNLEYDLFNNKRGRRDSLIREILMALTGSEDATVVNNNAAAVYIVLNTLLNRKEVLISRSELIEIGGSFRIPDVITSSGAILKEVGTTNKTHLRDYENNISELTGAIMKAHQSNFYQEGFVKSVEIDELSSLAKKKNLLLFEDLGSGCLVDLRKYGLNYEPTVQESIQKGVDIVSFSGDKLLGAGQCGIILGKNELIEKIRKNPLMRVLRVDKMTLCALEGTLRLYLEKRHEEIPVYRMLSKTINEMMQDAKYILNNVNNKNLALEVLESEGRLGGGSTPRSSFKTIGLGIKHNILSTKDVETFLSRRNTPIVGRVLNDYYFLDMKTVYSKDLDIILQALNEM encoded by the coding sequence ATGGATTTTTCTCAACTTCCTTCTATATCCTATATTCTTGAGGAAATAAAAAAAAGCGATATTAATGTCCCCCATGACTTGTGTGTATTGATCAGTCAAAGAGAAGTTGAAAGAGCAAGAGAAGATATTAAAAGCGGTAAAGAAATTAAGAGAGATAAGATTATAGAAAATGTAAAGATAAGGTTAAATTTTTTTAATAAATCTGTTTTAAGAAAGGTTATTAATGCTACAGGGATTATTGTGCATACCAATCTTGGCAGGTCTCCTATAAGTGATCTGGTTGCTAAAGAAGTGGTAGAAATAGCTACTAATTATTCTAATCTTGAATACGATCTTTTCAATAACAAAAGAGGAAGAAGAGATTCGTTAATTAGAGAAATACTTATGGCTCTTACTGGTTCTGAAGATGCAACGGTTGTAAATAATAATGCTGCGGCTGTTTATATAGTTTTAAATACTCTTCTTAATAGAAAAGAAGTATTAATATCTAGATCTGAACTTATAGAAATTGGAGGTTCTTTCAGAATTCCAGATGTTATAACCTCTTCTGGTGCAATTCTTAAGGAAGTAGGAACAACTAATAAAACTCATTTGAGAGATTATGAAAACAACATTAGCGAATTAACGGGAGCAATTATGAAAGCTCATCAAAGCAATTTTTATCAGGAAGGATTTGTTAAAAGCGTAGAAATTGATGAATTATCATCTCTTGCAAAGAAAAAAAACTTATTGCTTTTTGAAGACTTAGGGAGTGGTTGTCTAGTTGATTTAAGAAAATACGGCTTAAATTACGAACCGACTGTGCAGGAAAGCATTCAAAAAGGGGTAGATATTGTAAGTTTTTCTGGAGACAAGCTTCTAGGAGCAGGGCAATGTGGAATAATTTTAGGTAAAAATGAACTAATTGAGAAAATTAGAAAAAATCCTCTAATGAGAGTTCTGAGAGTTGATAAAATGACTTTATGTGCGCTTGAGGGGACATTAAGACTTTATCTGGAAAAAAGGCACGAAGAAATACCTGTTTATAGAATGCTTTCAAAAACAATTAACGAAATGATGCAAGATGCAAAATATATTCTGAACAACGTTAACAACAAAAATCTTGCCTTAGAAGTTCTTGAAAGTGAGGGAAGATTAGGAGGAGGGTCTACCCCTAGAAGTTCTTTTAAGACTATAGGCCTTGGTATTAAGCATAACATTTTATCTACAAAAGATGTGGAAACTTTTTTGTCAAGAAGGAATACCCCTATAGTAGGCAGGGTATTAAATGACTATTATTTTCTGGATATGAAAACAGTATATTCTAAAGACCTTGATATTATTTTACAGGCTTTAAATGAGATGTAA
- a CDS encoding efflux RND transporter periplasmic adaptor subunit, whose product MLKNMLKNISKRKVLIASLVIGILIVLGLTLSLLNKRNTPVSQMPVVKAMKVIVRDTDVYQDYVGQVEAVNDVQIRAKVSGNIVAKYIKGGEVVKKGQPLFQIDKRTYEAAVLQAKAQLAQAIANYENAKLDADRYKILAAQDAVPQQTSDTATSIAKQDYQIVEAMRANLKQAEDNLSDTLIVAPFSGKLGVGDDLSLGAFVTAGQTVLCTLSSPDPMYVLFSISENDYLNMIKNGIDPINSDVGKNVKLVLSDGTTYKYPGKITEINRGLTQNTGTLSIKALFPNPDNILVPGMFAKVVLLEGHLKNAILVPQMAVQQILDKTFVTIVDSNNKAQMIPVKMGPRIGSLWVVEEGLKPGDNVIVEGFQKAPTGTTVKVIEVTPESLGIK is encoded by the coding sequence ATGTTAAAAAATATGTTAAAAAATATTTCTAAAAGAAAAGTTTTAATAGCATCTTTGGTTATTGGCATTCTTATAGTTTTAGGCTTAACCCTTAGCCTTCTCAACAAGAGGAATACACCTGTAAGCCAAATGCCAGTAGTTAAGGCAATGAAAGTTATAGTAAGGGACACTGACGTGTATCAGGATTATGTAGGGCAGGTAGAAGCTGTAAACGACGTTCAAATCAGAGCCAAAGTTTCCGGTAATATAGTTGCAAAGTATATAAAGGGCGGTGAAGTAGTTAAGAAAGGTCAACCTCTATTTCAAATTGATAAAAGAACCTATGAAGCCGCTGTTCTTCAGGCAAAAGCACAGTTGGCACAGGCAATTGCAAATTATGAGAATGCAAAGCTTGATGCTGATAGATATAAAATTCTTGCTGCTCAGGATGCTGTTCCTCAACAGACTTCAGATACTGCCACATCAATTGCCAAGCAAGATTATCAAATCGTGGAAGCAATGAGAGCAAATCTGAAGCAGGCTGAAGATAATTTGAGTGATACGTTAATTGTTGCACCTTTTAGTGGTAAGCTGGGTGTAGGAGATGATTTGAGCTTAGGCGCGTTTGTTACTGCCGGTCAGACTGTGTTGTGTACTTTGTCATCACCTGATCCGATGTATGTATTGTTCAGTATTTCCGAAAATGATTATCTAAATATGATTAAAAATGGCATTGATCCAATTAATAGCGATGTAGGAAAAAATGTTAAACTTGTGCTTTCTGATGGAACAACCTATAAGTATCCTGGGAAAATAACTGAAATAAATAGAGGACTTACTCAGAATACAGGTACCCTTTCAATAAAAGCGCTTTTCCCAAATCCTGATAATATTCTTGTTCCCGGTATGTTTGCCAAGGTAGTTCTTTTGGAGGGACATTTGAAAAATGCTATTCTTGTGCCACAGATGGCAGTTCAGCAAATTCTAGATAAAACTTTTGTCACTATCGTTGACAGTAATAACAAGGCACAAATGATCCCTGTAAAAATGGGACCGAGAATAGGCTCTCTCTGGGTTGTAGAAGAGGGACTCAAGCCTGGCGACAACGTTATTGTTGAAGGGTTCCAGAAGGCTCCTACTGGAACTACTGTTAAGGTCATAGAGGTTACTCCTGAGTCTTTGGGTATAAAGTAA
- a CDS encoding NAD(P)/FAD-dependent oxidoreductase codes for MSKIVVLGAGISGHTASCFLRKYLSKEHQIIVVSPTKKYNWIPSNVWVGVGDMKPEQVLFDLEPIYKKAGIDFVNAKATKIYPEGNKYISSPFVVVEDMNSKEEKNIEYDYLINATGPKLNFDATEGLGPSRNSQSICSASHAVQAWENLSSLIKDMKNGKNKTIVIGVGHGMATCQGAAFEYLFNVESKLKREKVRDRAKIIYMTNEYELGDFGMGGLHLKYGGYIAHSKTFTESLFAEREIFWIKRAHPLEVGKNKIKYETLDGTFHEQEFDFAMLIPPFAGVGLKAFNKKEEDITSSLFLPNGFMKVDGNYNPKPYSEWDAEDWPKTLQNPTYKNIFAIGIAFAPPHPISKPMQSPNKTTISPTAPRTGMPSAMMGKAVAQSISNLLKGKDRPLHTASMAKLGAACVASTGTGLFSGTAVSIIVYPIVPDFKRFPEYGRDLNFTFGDIGLAGHWIKLLLHYAFIYKAKLNPFWYIIPE; via the coding sequence ATGTCAAAAATTGTAGTTCTGGGAGCTGGAATATCTGGGCACACCGCTTCGTGTTTTTTAAGAAAATATTTAAGTAAAGAACACCAAATTATTGTAGTATCCCCAACGAAAAAATATAATTGGATTCCCTCCAATGTATGGGTAGGGGTAGGTGATATGAAACCCGAACAGGTGTTATTTGATTTAGAGCCAATTTATAAAAAAGCAGGTATAGATTTTGTTAATGCAAAAGCAACCAAAATTTATCCAGAAGGGAACAAATATATTTCCTCCCCATTTGTGGTAGTAGAAGATATGAATTCTAAAGAAGAAAAAAATATTGAATATGATTATTTAATAAACGCAACTGGTCCAAAACTAAATTTTGATGCTACAGAAGGCTTAGGTCCTTCCAGGAACTCTCAGTCAATATGTTCTGCTTCACACGCTGTTCAAGCGTGGGAAAACCTTAGCTCTTTAATTAAAGATATGAAAAATGGAAAAAACAAAACCATCGTTATAGGAGTTGGACATGGAATGGCTACATGTCAGGGAGCAGCTTTCGAATACCTTTTTAATGTAGAATCAAAACTAAAAAGAGAAAAGGTTAGAGATAGAGCAAAAATAATTTACATGACCAATGAATACGAACTCGGTGATTTCGGAATGGGCGGTCTGCATTTGAAATATGGTGGTTATATTGCTCACAGCAAAACTTTTACAGAATCACTTTTTGCCGAAAGAGAGATTTTTTGGATTAAAAGGGCTCATCCACTAGAAGTTGGAAAAAATAAGATAAAATATGAAACCCTTGATGGCACATTCCACGAGCAAGAATTTGATTTCGCAATGTTAATACCACCTTTTGCTGGTGTAGGACTAAAAGCTTTTAATAAAAAGGAAGAAGATATAACCAGTTCTTTGTTTTTACCTAATGGATTTATGAAAGTAGATGGAAACTATAATCCTAAACCATATTCGGAATGGGATGCAGAAGATTGGCCCAAAACCCTTCAAAACCCAACATATAAAAATATTTTTGCAATAGGAATTGCCTTTGCACCACCTCATCCAATTAGCAAACCAATGCAAAGTCCTAATAAAACAACAATTTCTCCCACAGCTCCCAGAACTGGAATGCCTTCAGCAATGATGGGAAAGGCCGTAGCACAAAGTATATCCAACCTGTTAAAAGGAAAAGATAGGCCCCTACATACTGCAAGTATGGCAAAATTAGGTGCTGCATGTGTAGCCTCTACAGGAACTGGTCTTTTTTCTGGAACAGCCGTATCAATTATTGTCTATCCCATTGTTCCAGACTTCAAAAGGTTTCCTGAATATGGTAGAGACCTTAACTTTACCTTTGGTGATATAGGTCTAGCTGGGCACTGGATTAAACTTCTTTTACATTATGCCTTCATATACAAGGCAAAGCTAAACCCATTTTGGTATATAATCCCTGAATAG
- a CDS encoding TolC family protein: protein MRIKITYFTLFVLFFVFVSLPGVAQSKEEVLEYKPTNPQELSLTLDKAIELAKNYSPLLKMDREKIGNARMQAHEVSGYLVPHLNWQSTYTELKSAPAIMVPGIGKVPTGYKTTYDHRAVLTYEFDVWRKIWEQRSAAWLNVREAEENYRSAVQDLTYQVTKAYFQCLQAEDNVASQEADLKQIEEQLRVTQAMYNAGTAAKIDVLRVQVALAQIKQNLLDAKNQRDLAYSSLNNLIGYPMNTKLILAKDQDVPNITGSVDDLTAKAVSFRPDLRAARFAAEAAKKLIWVAKTKRLPDFTVTAYKEWVDNHFFPNNQDWGAVVEMTIPIYNGGVIRSQIQQAIIAYRTQEDYEKQIFDQVKLDVKQAILNLLSAKQRIDTIAQSVSEAEESLRLARVRYQAGVNTISEVLDAEAQLSTSQTQYAQAKFDYQVAKAALYKAIGLD from the coding sequence ATGAGAATAAAAATTACTTATTTTACTTTATTTGTTTTATTTTTTGTTTTCGTATCTCTTCCTGGCGTTGCACAATCAAAAGAAGAAGTTTTGGAATATAAACCTACTAATCCTCAAGAATTAAGCTTAACACTTGACAAAGCAATAGAACTTGCAAAAAACTATAGTCCTTTGTTAAAAATGGATAGAGAAAAAATTGGAAATGCAAGGATGCAGGCGCACGAAGTGTCTGGTTACCTTGTTCCCCATCTAAATTGGCAATCAACCTATACTGAGTTAAAAAGTGCTCCTGCCATTATGGTTCCAGGAATAGGCAAGGTTCCGACAGGTTATAAAACTACTTATGATCATAGGGCTGTTTTAACATATGAGTTTGACGTCTGGAGGAAAATTTGGGAACAAAGATCTGCTGCGTGGCTAAACGTAAGAGAAGCTGAGGAAAATTATAGAAGTGCAGTTCAAGATTTGACATATCAGGTTACAAAAGCCTACTTTCAATGTTTGCAAGCAGAAGACAACGTAGCCTCTCAAGAAGCAGATCTAAAGCAGATTGAAGAACAACTAAGGGTTACTCAAGCTATGTATAATGCTGGAACAGCGGCTAAAATAGATGTATTACGAGTTCAGGTAGCTTTAGCTCAAATAAAGCAAAATTTGCTTGATGCTAAAAACCAAAGAGATCTAGCTTATTCTTCTTTAAATAACCTTATAGGATATCCAATGAATACAAAATTAATTCTAGCAAAGGATCAGGATGTGCCTAACATAACTGGCAGTGTGGACGATTTAACAGCAAAGGCCGTTTCTTTTAGACCTGATCTTAGGGCTGCAAGGTTTGCTGCAGAGGCTGCAAAGAAGCTTATATGGGTAGCAAAGACCAAAAGACTTCCTGATTTTACTGTTACCGCATATAAAGAATGGGTAGATAATCACTTTTTCCCCAATAATCAGGATTGGGGTGCAGTGGTAGAGATGACTATACCAATTTATAATGGCGGCGTTATTAGAAGTCAAATCCAACAGGCAATAATAGCGTATAGAACACAAGAAGACTATGAAAAACAAATTTTCGATCAAGTTAAGCTGGATGTGAAACAAGCAATTCTAAACCTTTTGTCTGCAAAACAAAGAATTGATACTATTGCTCAATCTGTATCAGAAGCTGAGGAAAGCTTGAGATTAGCAAGAGTTAGATATCAAGCAGGTGTAAACACTATTTCAGAGGTGTTGGATGCAGAGGCTCAACTTTCAACTTCTCAAACTCAATATGCTCAAGCCAAATTCGACTATCAGGTTGCAAAGGCAGCTTTGTATAAGGCAATTGGATTAGATTAG